One genomic window of Quadrisphaera setariae includes the following:
- a CDS encoding WhiB family transcriptional regulator, with translation MELLLGEGDADDAVDWQERALCAQTDPESFFPEKGGSTREAKRVCMSCEVRVPCLEYALANDERFGIWGGLSERERRRVKRRAV, from the coding sequence CTGGAGCTGCTGCTCGGCGAGGGCGACGCCGACGACGCCGTCGACTGGCAGGAGCGCGCCCTGTGCGCGCAGACCGACCCCGAGAGCTTCTTCCCCGAGAAGGGCGGCTCGACCCGTGAGGCCAAGCGCGTCTGCATGAGCTGCGAGGTGCGCGTCCCGTGCCTCGAGTACGCGCTGGCCAACGACGAGCGCTTCGGCATCTGGGGCGGGCTCTCCGAGCGCGAGCGGCGCCGCGTCAAGCGCCGCGCGGTCTGA
- the cofE gene encoding coenzyme F420-0:L-glutamate ligase, which translates to MSTPHPGPPSSASTPPLPPGEVVALSVPGLPEVGPSDDLAGLLARACAAAGIALGAEDVVVVASKVVAKAEGRSIPAAMRERALDRESVRLVAERGLPDGRTTRVVQSRSGPVMAAAGIDASDVAEGTVLLLPADPDASARALRTRLRALLEPALGGRAPAVVVSDTSGRPWRDGVTDFALGAAGLEVLDDARGRLDRSGRVMEVTVRGVADEVAALADLVKGKAAGTPVAVVRGLGAHVADDDGDGAARLVRTGPADWFAFGHVEAVRAALGLAEREVAPPPIAPGGPVRERVARAVDVAAAGRGLGEAAVSADGDVLAVSGPAYDVGAAVERLRAALWAERLEADVAPGAVRSVDGVEVVDVAVAVQLRARERS; encoded by the coding sequence ATGAGCACGCCCCACCCCGGCCCGCCGTCCAGCGCGAGCACCCCGCCGCTGCCGCCCGGCGAGGTGGTGGCGCTGTCCGTTCCCGGGCTGCCCGAGGTCGGCCCGAGCGACGACCTCGCCGGCCTGCTCGCCCGCGCCTGCGCCGCAGCGGGGATCGCGCTGGGGGCCGAGGACGTCGTCGTCGTCGCCAGCAAGGTGGTCGCCAAGGCGGAGGGGCGGAGCATCCCGGCGGCGATGCGAGAGCGCGCCCTCGACCGGGAGTCCGTGCGGCTCGTGGCGGAGCGGGGCCTGCCGGACGGGCGCACCACGCGGGTGGTGCAGTCGCGGTCCGGGCCGGTGATGGCGGCCGCGGGCATCGACGCCTCCGACGTCGCCGAGGGCACGGTGCTGCTGCTCCCCGCCGACCCCGACGCCTCCGCGCGCGCCCTGAGGACCCGCCTGCGGGCGCTGCTCGAGCCCGCCCTCGGCGGGAGAGCCCCGGCCGTGGTGGTCAGCGACACCAGCGGGCGGCCGTGGCGCGACGGCGTCACCGACTTCGCCCTCGGCGCCGCGGGCCTGGAGGTCCTCGACGACGCCCGGGGGCGCCTCGACAGGTCCGGCCGCGTCATGGAGGTCACCGTGCGCGGCGTGGCCGACGAGGTCGCCGCGCTCGCGGACCTCGTCAAGGGCAAGGCCGCCGGCACGCCCGTGGCCGTGGTGCGCGGGCTGGGGGCGCACGTCGCCGACGACGACGGCGACGGCGCCGCCCGGCTCGTCCGCACAGGACCTGCCGACTGGTTCGCCTTCGGGCACGTCGAGGCGGTGCGCGCTGCGCTCGGGCTCGCCGAGCGCGAGGTGGCGCCCCCGCCCATCGCCCCCGGCGGTCCGGTGCGCGAGCGGGTGGCGCGGGCCGTGGACGTGGCGGCCGCCGGGCGCGGCCTCGGTGAGGCCGCCGTCTCGGCGGACGGCGACGTGCTCGCGGTCAGCGGGCCCGCCTACGACGTCGGCGCAGCGGTGGAGCGCCTGCGCGCGGCCCTGTGGGCCGAGCGCCTGGAGGCGGACGTGGCTCCTGGTGCGGTGCGGTCGGTCGACGGCGTGGAGGTCGTCGACGTCGCGGTGGCCGTCCAGCTGCGGGCGCGCGAGCGCTCCTGA
- the cofD gene encoding 2-phospho-L-lactate transferase: protein MDDVHISAIAGGVGGARFLRGLLAHLAASPDPDRRSARVTAVVNTGDDTTMHGLRITPDLDTVMYTLGGAVHEEQGWGRRDESRVVSSELAAYGTGPDWFTLGDRDLGTHVFRTQLLREGLPLSAVVERLCQRWLPGGVPAGGLPGGPTVRLLPMSDDDVETHVHLTDGRTVHFQEWWVRLRASVPATGFSQVGVDAASPAPGVLEALRDADAVLLPPSNPVVSIGTVLGVPGVREALRDGGAPVVGVSPILGGKAVRGMADACLSAIGAETSALGVAGLHADLLDTWLVDDDADGALHGTSVPGAAPGRGRVLARPLLMSSPQAAADLAGAALDAALATGRRPRRSAA from the coding sequence ATGGACGACGTGCACATCTCGGCCATCGCCGGGGGCGTGGGCGGTGCGCGCTTCCTGCGCGGGCTGCTCGCCCACCTCGCGGCCTCGCCCGACCCCGACCGCCGCAGCGCCCGCGTGACCGCCGTCGTCAACACCGGCGACGACACCACGATGCACGGCCTGCGCATCACGCCCGACCTCGACACGGTCATGTACACCCTCGGCGGCGCCGTCCACGAGGAGCAGGGCTGGGGCCGGCGCGACGAGAGCCGCGTCGTCTCGTCAGAGCTCGCCGCCTACGGCACGGGCCCGGACTGGTTCACGCTCGGAGACCGCGACCTCGGCACGCACGTCTTCCGCACCCAGCTGCTGCGCGAGGGACTGCCCCTGTCGGCGGTGGTGGAGCGCCTGTGCCAGCGGTGGCTGCCCGGCGGGGTGCCCGCCGGTGGGCTGCCCGGTGGGCCGACCGTGCGGCTGCTCCCCATGAGCGACGACGACGTCGAGACGCACGTCCACCTGACCGACGGCCGGACCGTGCACTTCCAGGAGTGGTGGGTGCGGCTGCGGGCCTCGGTGCCCGCCACGGGCTTCTCGCAGGTGGGCGTCGACGCCGCGTCGCCCGCGCCGGGCGTGCTGGAGGCGCTGCGCGACGCCGACGCGGTGCTCCTGCCGCCGTCCAACCCCGTGGTGAGCATCGGCACGGTGCTCGGGGTGCCCGGCGTGAGGGAGGCGCTGCGCGACGGGGGAGCACCCGTCGTCGGCGTCTCGCCGATCCTCGGCGGGAAGGCGGTGCGGGGCATGGCCGACGCGTGCCTGAGCGCGATCGGCGCGGAGACGTCCGCCCTGGGCGTGGCCGGCCTGCACGCCGACCTGCTCGACACCTGGCTCGTGGACGACGACGCCGACGGCGCTCTGCACGGCACCAGCGTCCCGGGAGCCGCGCCCGGCAGGGGGCGGGTGCTCGCCCGGCCGCTGCTCATGAGCTCGCCGCAGGCCGCCGCCGACCTCGCCGGAGCCGCCCTCGACGCCGCCCTGGCCACCGGTCGCCGCCCGAGGCGGAGCGCCGCATGA
- a CDS encoding Fe-S oxidoreductase — translation MTPPTMITVVGRVVAEGVGLLAAALARADGASCRTVEVPGVPGARDGELVRVRVCSGARGRTYARGGTTYGTTYVTGPHPRTCADDRLRHEAVHVLQWQRWGLLLPLLYGLAELRAGGDPARNRFEAAAGLRDGGYA, via the coding sequence ATGACCCCCCCGACCATGATCACGGTGGTGGGGCGGGTGGTGGCCGAAGGCGTGGGGCTGCTCGCCGCGGCGCTCGCCCGCGCTGACGGCGCCAGCTGCCGCACGGTCGAGGTGCCGGGCGTGCCCGGCGCCCGCGACGGCGAGCTGGTGAGGGTGCGGGTGTGCTCCGGCGCCCGCGGCCGCACCTACGCCCGCGGCGGCACCACGTACGGCACCACCTACGTCACGGGCCCCCACCCCCGCACGTGCGCCGACGACCGGCTGCGCCACGAGGCCGTCCACGTGCTGCAGTGGCAGCGCTGGGGACTGCTCCTGCCGCTGCTGTACGGCCTGGCCGAGCTGCGCGCCGGCGGCGACCCCGCCCGCAACCGCTTCGAGGCCGCAGCCGGTCTGCGCGACGGAGGCTACGCATGA